A window of Pseudomonas guangdongensis contains these coding sequences:
- the cysM gene encoding cysteine synthase CysM → MTPLYPTIADCVGNTPLVRLQRLPGHTSNTLLVKLEGNNPAGSVKDRPALSMISRAELRGDIRPGDTLIEATSGNTGIALAMAAAIKGYRMVLIMPDNMSAERKAAMSAYGAELVLVSKAEGMEGARDLALRMQAEGRGKVLDQFANQDNPVAHYESTGPEIWRQTAGTITHFISSMGTTGTIMGVSRYLKEQNPAVQIVGLQPQEGSAIPGIRRWPQAYLPSIFDAARVDRVVDMAQREAEEVMRRLAREEGIFCGVSSGGSVAAMLRLSQEVENAVMVAIVCDRGDRYLSTGVYDAPQA, encoded by the coding sequence ATGACCCCGCTGTATCCGACCATCGCCGACTGCGTCGGCAACACCCCGCTGGTGCGCCTGCAACGTCTGCCGGGCCATACCTCCAATACCCTGCTGGTCAAGCTGGAGGGCAACAATCCGGCCGGCTCGGTGAAGGACCGCCCGGCCCTGTCGATGATCAGCCGCGCCGAGCTGCGCGGCGACATCCGCCCCGGCGACACCCTGATCGAGGCCACCTCCGGCAACACCGGCATCGCCCTGGCCATGGCGGCGGCGATCAAGGGCTACCGGATGGTGCTGATCATGCCCGACAACATGAGCGCCGAGCGCAAGGCGGCGATGAGCGCCTATGGCGCCGAGCTGGTGCTGGTCAGCAAGGCCGAGGGCATGGAAGGCGCCCGCGACCTGGCCCTGCGCATGCAGGCCGAAGGCCGCGGCAAGGTGCTCGACCAGTTCGCCAACCAGGACAACCCGGTGGCCCACTACGAGTCCACCGGCCCGGAGATCTGGCGGCAGACCGCCGGCACCATCACCCACTTCATCAGTTCGATGGGCACCACCGGCACCATCATGGGCGTGTCGCGCTACCTCAAGGAGCAGAACCCGGCGGTGCAGATCGTCGGCCTGCAGCCTCAGGAAGGCTCGGCGATTCCCGGCATCCGCCGCTGGCCGCAGGCGTACCTGCCGTCGATCTTCGACGCCGCGCGGGTCGACCGGGTCGTCGACATGGCGCAGCGCGAGGCCGAGGAGGTGATGCGTCGCCTGGCCCGCGAGGAAGGCATCTTCTGCGGGGTGTCCTCGGGCGGCTCGGTGGCGGCGATGCTGCGCCTGTCGCAGGAGGTGGAGAACGCGGTGATGGTGGCGATCGTCTGCGACCGCGGCGACCGCTACCTGTCCACCGGCGTCTACGACGCGCCGCAGGCCTGA
- the rlmD gene encoding 23S rRNA (uracil(1939)-C(5))-methyltransferase RlmD codes for MAKRSTGLRFQPSGGARAATLPAGKKQRLCIERLAHDGRGIAHEGGRTWFVAGALAGETVEARVLAARSQIVEARVERLIATSELRREPPCALAGRCGGCTLQHLAQAEQVALKQRSLADQLHRLAALEPREWAAPLLGSEFGYRRRARLAVRYDPKSRHLAVGFRAAASQSIVDVDACPVLGQALQPLLAALPGVLRSLQRPQAIGHVELFHGTASALLVRHTQPLSEVDRQALRSLCAEQDTQLWWQGEGEPQADGEAAALGYRLQDEALTLAWRPGDFVQVNAEVNAAMLAQALDWLAPGADERVLDLFCGLGNFALPLARRCAEVVGVEGVQAMVERATANAAANGLDNVQFHRADLSAPLGEASWARGGFAAVLLDPPRDGAAAVVGQLRSLGARRVLYVSCNPATLARDAALLAQQGYRLTRAGLLDMFPQTAHVEAMALFEADEERP; via the coding sequence ATGGCCAAACGTAGTACCGGACTGCGCTTCCAGCCCAGCGGCGGGGCGCGCGCCGCCACGCTGCCGGCGGGCAAGAAGCAGCGCCTCTGCATCGAGCGGCTGGCCCACGACGGTCGCGGCATCGCCCACGAGGGCGGCCGCACCTGGTTCGTCGCCGGCGCCCTGGCCGGCGAGACGGTCGAGGCGCGCGTGCTGGCGGCGCGCAGCCAGATCGTCGAGGCGCGCGTCGAGCGGCTTATCGCGACCAGCGAGCTGCGTCGCGAGCCGCCCTGCGCCCTGGCCGGGCGCTGCGGCGGCTGCACCCTGCAGCACCTGGCGCAGGCCGAGCAGGTGGCGCTGAAACAGCGCAGCCTGGCCGACCAGCTGCACCGTCTGGCGGCGCTCGAACCCCGCGAGTGGGCCGCGCCGCTGCTCGGCAGCGAGTTCGGTTACCGCCGCCGCGCCCGTCTGGCGGTGCGCTACGACCCCAAGAGCCGCCATCTGGCGGTGGGCTTTCGCGCCGCGGCCAGTCAGTCGATCGTCGACGTGGACGCCTGCCCGGTGTTGGGACAGGCCTTGCAGCCGCTGCTCGCCGCGTTGCCCGGCGTGCTGCGCAGCCTGCAGCGCCCGCAGGCCATCGGCCATGTCGAGCTGTTCCACGGCACCGCCAGCGCGCTGCTGGTGCGCCACACCCAGCCGCTGAGCGAGGTCGATCGCCAGGCGCTGCGCAGCCTGTGCGCCGAGCAGGACACCCAGCTGTGGTGGCAGGGCGAGGGCGAACCGCAGGCCGATGGCGAGGCCGCGGCGCTCGGCTATCGTCTGCAGGACGAGGCGCTGACCCTGGCCTGGCGGCCGGGCGATTTCGTCCAGGTCAACGCCGAGGTCAACGCCGCGATGCTGGCCCAGGCGCTGGACTGGCTGGCGCCCGGCGCCGACGAGCGGGTGCTCGATCTGTTCTGCGGGCTGGGTAACTTCGCCCTGCCGCTGGCGCGGCGCTGCGCCGAGGTGGTCGGCGTCGAGGGCGTGCAGGCGATGGTCGAACGGGCCACGGCCAACGCCGCGGCCAACGGCCTGGACAACGTGCAGTTTCACCGCGCCGACCTGTCCGCGCCGCTGGGCGAAGCGAGCTGGGCGCGCGGCGGTTTCGCCGCGGTGCTGCTCGATCCGCCGCGCGACGGTGCGGCGGCGGTGGTGGGGCAGTTGCGCAGTCTGGGGGCCCGGCGCGTACTCTATGTATCGTGCAATCCGGCGACCCTGGCGCGCGATGCGGCGCTGCTGGCGCAGCAGGGCTACCGGCTGACGCGCGCCGGCCTGCTCGACATGTTCCCGCAGACGGCGCATGTCGAGGCCATGGCTTTGTTCGAGGCGGACGAGGAACGTCCGTAA